The following are encoded in a window of Persicobacter psychrovividus genomic DNA:
- a CDS encoding right-handed parallel beta-helix repeat-containing protein: protein MKIRISFFVLVAMCALLCCSPKPAQELASIEAVPTFHNLGLYWKPKAGAQDNPCSVKFREQGTQQWLPASDLWFDAIDHQQAPEHAMQYRGSIVNLKPDTSYEVRLTLASGEEATVNTKTRSEEFKVKRVINLPNETISGTYQITEGGSEKEGYVVYQAQENTLLSANKQVSHNVEINASYVILRGVTMKGANLHGVALGAVNHVVIEGCDISDWGRAVTEGKLKGYGENFNSAIYSKSPALSHTVIQRNKLHHPTYSANSWELPTPGTHPEGPQGITFEDSEGYHIIRYNDIYSDEDHKFNDSMGEWRNFSFRGFPNRDSDIYANNISHCYDDAIEAEGSGMNVRIFGNHIDHSFISFGLATQSLGPMYLYRNVVNFSQRAPYPTKKYNYGGAFVKIGSEPKQLATSKGSLFIYHNTLLQPATPWKIGSATAGASEGILYTSPTKVQSYITTRNNIIHVREGNHSVREQGTMDPTNDFDYDLYSGNIVSGVGSEKNGLHGLPVYSATNKTGEYALDPQSAGYDQGVVIPNFNDHFSGKGPDMGAFEAGSEPMLFGIHADWNLQLQNRAL from the coding sequence ATGAAAATCCGCATTTCATTTTTCGTTTTGGTGGCCATGTGCGCACTATTGTGCTGTTCGCCAAAACCTGCTCAGGAACTGGCAAGCATTGAAGCTGTGCCCACTTTTCATAATCTGGGCTTGTACTGGAAACCCAAAGCCGGGGCACAGGATAATCCCTGTTCCGTAAAATTCCGCGAGCAGGGGACACAGCAGTGGCTTCCGGCTTCGGATTTATGGTTCGATGCCATCGATCATCAGCAGGCTCCCGAACATGCGATGCAATATAGGGGCAGTATTGTCAACCTGAAACCTGATACCTCCTACGAGGTGCGCCTGACGCTTGCATCGGGTGAAGAGGCGACGGTGAACACCAAAACCCGTTCGGAGGAATTCAAGGTCAAGCGTGTCATCAATTTACCCAACGAAACCATCAGTGGTACTTATCAGATTACCGAGGGCGGCTCTGAAAAAGAAGGTTACGTGGTTTATCAGGCACAGGAAAACACCCTTCTATCTGCCAATAAGCAGGTGAGTCACAATGTGGAAATCAATGCTTCTTATGTGATTTTGCGTGGCGTAACGATGAAAGGCGCCAACCTTCATGGCGTGGCACTGGGTGCAGTGAACCATGTGGTTATTGAAGGATGTGACATCTCGGACTGGGGCCGTGCGGTTACTGAAGGTAAACTCAAGGGCTATGGCGAGAATTTCAATTCAGCCATTTATTCCAAATCTCCAGCATTGTCGCACACCGTGATTCAGCGTAATAAATTGCACCACCCGACCTATTCCGCCAACAGCTGGGAACTGCCAACGCCGGGAACGCATCCGGAAGGACCACAGGGCATTACCTTCGAGGATTCCGAGGGGTACCATATCATCCGATACAATGACATCTATTCTGATGAGGATCATAAATTCAACGATTCAATGGGGGAGTGGAGAAACTTCAGCTTCAGGGGATTCCCAAACCGCGACAGTGATATTTATGCCAACAACATTTCGCATTGTTATGATGATGCCATTGAGGCGGAAGGCTCCGGGATGAATGTCCGTATTTTCGGAAATCATATCGATCATTCTTTCATCAGTTTTGGTCTCGCGACCCAATCCCTTGGGCCCATGTACCTTTACCGCAATGTGGTGAATTTCTCGCAGCGTGCGCCTTACCCTACAAAAAAATACAACTACGGTGGCGCGTTCGTGAAGATCGGTTCTGAGCCCAAGCAGTTGGCAACATCCAAAGGCAGCTTGTTTATTTATCATAATACCTTGTTGCAGCCTGCCACTCCCTGGAAAATTGGCTCGGCAACCGCCGGTGCTTCCGAAGGGATTCTCTACACAAGCCCAACCAAAGTACAGTCATACATCACGACAAGGAATAATATTATCCATGTTCGTGAAGGGAATCACAGTGTGCGGGAGCAGGGAACAATGGACCCGACCAATGATTTCGACTATGATTTATACAGTGGCAACATTGTGAGCGGAGTCGGCAGCGAGAAAAATGGACTGCATGGTTTGCCCGTTTACAGCGCAACCAATAAAACAGGGGAATATGCTTTGGATCCTCAAAGTGCCGGTTACGATCAGGGGGTGGTGATTCCGAATTTCAATGATCACTTTTCGGGTAAAGGTCCGGATATGGGGGCTTTTGAAGCCGGCAGCGAGCCGATGCTTTTTGGTATTCATGCCGACTGGAATTTGCAGCTGCAAAATCGGGCATTATAA
- a CDS encoding sulfatase-like hydrolase/transferase, whose product MLNIRQYFPVILLAGLGFSCQKDTQVAQKSAQPNVVVIYLDDLGLGDLSCYGATALSTPNIDQLSNEGVRFTNGYATSSTCTPSRYGILTGGYPWKNKNAEVLPGDAPLIVSTTQETLPKMFKKAGYATGAVGKWHLGLGDGTIDWNKKINLGPNEVGFDYSYIMAATNDRVPTVFVEDGLVVGLEANDPIQVDYNKNFEGQPTGLDNPELLKMQWSHGHNNSISNGIPRIGFMKGGEKALWIDEDMGENFLGKAQDFMKAHKEEPFFLYYALHQPHVPRIPNPKFAGATDLGPRGDVIVEADWLIGEFMKTLKEEGLADNTIIVFSSDNGPVLNDGYKDMAVEKVGNHKPWADRRGGKYSLYDAGTHVPFIVWAPSMVKPGTSDALVCQMDLLNSFGSLFGIQYEQSDSENVMDALLGKVAQGRDNLILEAEYRLSLRHGDWLMIPPQKGESFYHHVNMEIGRSDDYQLFNMKQDPGQQVNLAKQMPEKIEELKAIMRTKTAGYPLKFGYENAL is encoded by the coding sequence ATGCTGAACATAAGACAATATTTTCCTGTGATTTTACTCGCAGGACTGGGATTCTCCTGTCAAAAAGATACGCAGGTAGCCCAAAAGTCTGCCCAACCTAATGTGGTGGTCATCTATCTCGATGACCTCGGACTGGGAGATTTATCCTGTTACGGTGCGACAGCTCTTTCGACCCCAAACATCGATCAGCTTTCCAATGAAGGCGTTCGTTTTACCAATGGTTACGCAACTTCTTCAACGTGTACACCAAGCCGTTATGGAATATTAACTGGTGGCTACCCTTGGAAGAACAAAAATGCGGAGGTATTGCCTGGCGATGCCCCATTGATTGTTTCAACCACTCAGGAAACCTTGCCGAAGATGTTCAAAAAGGCTGGCTATGCGACGGGTGCTGTGGGAAAATGGCATTTGGGTTTAGGTGATGGTACAATCGATTGGAATAAGAAAATCAATCTGGGCCCCAATGAAGTGGGCTTCGATTATTCCTATATTATGGCAGCGACCAACGACCGCGTACCTACCGTTTTTGTGGAGGATGGGCTTGTGGTTGGGCTTGAAGCCAATGACCCTATTCAGGTCGATTACAACAAAAATTTTGAAGGTCAGCCGACGGGGCTTGACAATCCGGAATTGCTGAAAATGCAATGGTCACATGGCCACAATAACAGCATCTCGAACGGAATTCCTCGTATTGGTTTCATGAAAGGGGGCGAGAAAGCGCTTTGGATTGATGAAGATATGGGAGAGAACTTTCTGGGCAAGGCACAGGATTTTATGAAAGCACATAAAGAGGAACCTTTCTTTTTGTATTATGCATTGCATCAGCCACACGTTCCACGTATTCCTAACCCTAAATTTGCCGGAGCAACGGACTTGGGCCCTCGCGGGGACGTGATTGTGGAAGCCGATTGGTTGATTGGTGAATTCATGAAAACATTGAAGGAAGAAGGTCTTGCAGACAATACCATCATTGTATTTTCAAGTGATAACGGACCGGTATTGAATGATGGATACAAAGATATGGCCGTAGAAAAAGTAGGTAACCATAAGCCTTGGGCCGACCGCCGAGGAGGGAAGTATAGCCTATATGATGCAGGAACACACGTGCCGTTCATCGTTTGGGCACCTTCGATGGTGAAGCCTGGAACCTCAGACGCACTGGTTTGTCAGATGGACCTTTTGAACTCATTCGGGAGCCTTTTCGGTATTCAGTATGAGCAGTCAGACAGTGAAAATGTTATGGATGCCTTATTGGGGAAAGTGGCACAAGGACGCGATAACCTGATTCTTGAAGCAGAATACCGCCTGTCGTTGCGTCATGGTGACTGGCTGATGATCCCACCACAAAAGGGGGAATCTTTTTATCACCACGTAAACATGGAAATTGGACGTTCTGATGACTATCAATTGTTCAACATGAAGCAGGACCCGGGTCAGCAAGTGAATCTTGCCAAGCAAATGCCGGAGAAAATCGAAGAGTTAAAAGCGATTATGCGCACGAAAACTGCGGGTTACCCGCTGAAATTCGGTTATGAAAACGCCCTTTAA
- a CDS encoding glycoside hydrolase family 88/105 protein: MKRFGSLFLIFFFFSTIVSAQKKYDLESFSGKYSPKTVGDQLVGNYLKTKYAWYGNINPLQQLYWERQGGGMYVEWEGTPPPEKTPRMIGYPEVCVWLGALWYSEAAGDQENLTALAERFEPLITTDKYLQPIGNHVDNNVFGAIPLQLYLNKPDERYLKVGLSYATEQWTLPPDATEKEKEYDQMGYSWQTRLWLDDMFMITSLQARAYKATKDPAYLDRAAREMCFYLDQIQLENGLFHHAPKAKYLWGRGNGWMAVGMSEVLKELPADHPNRPRIMEGYKLMMKTLAKYQEDNGMWRQLIDGPDTFEETSGTAMFTCAMILGVKNGWLSKKKYGEAARNGWMALVNHLDENGELGEICCGTNKHPDRDHYLTRPRLRGDLHGQAAMIWCAAALMENNTINQ, from the coding sequence ATGAAGAGGTTTGGTAGTTTATTTTTAATATTTTTCTTCTTCTCCACCATCGTGAGTGCGCAGAAGAAATATGATCTGGAATCTTTTTCAGGGAAGTATTCCCCAAAAACGGTCGGGGATCAGCTTGTCGGGAATTATCTGAAAACCAAATACGCCTGGTATGGGAACATCAACCCATTGCAGCAACTGTATTGGGAGCGTCAGGGCGGTGGCATGTACGTGGAGTGGGAAGGAACGCCTCCACCGGAAAAAACACCCCGCATGATCGGCTACCCTGAAGTTTGCGTGTGGCTCGGTGCCTTATGGTACAGCGAGGCTGCGGGAGATCAGGAAAATTTGACGGCTCTTGCCGAGCGGTTTGAGCCGCTGATTACCACAGACAAATATTTGCAACCGATAGGCAACCATGTGGACAATAATGTTTTTGGGGCGATTCCGTTGCAACTGTATTTGAATAAACCTGACGAACGCTATTTGAAAGTAGGGCTAAGTTATGCCACTGAGCAGTGGACCTTGCCACCTGATGCTACGGAGAAGGAAAAGGAATATGATCAGATGGGTTACTCTTGGCAAACAAGACTATGGCTCGATGATATGTTCATGATCACCTCTTTGCAGGCACGTGCCTATAAGGCGACCAAAGATCCTGCTTACCTGGATCGCGCCGCACGTGAAATGTGTTTTTACCTGGATCAGATTCAATTGGAAAATGGCCTTTTTCACCATGCACCAAAAGCCAAATACCTATGGGGAAGAGGCAATGGATGGATGGCCGTGGGGATGTCTGAAGTGTTGAAGGAATTGCCTGCTGATCACCCCAACCGACCTCGAATTATGGAAGGTTATAAGCTGATGATGAAAACACTGGCCAAATATCAGGAGGATAATGGGATGTGGCGCCAGCTGATTGATGGCCCGGATACTTTCGAGGAAACTTCTGGAACAGCCATGTTCACCTGCGCCATGATTTTGGGCGTAAAGAATGGCTGGCTGAGCAAGAAAAAATATGGTGAAGCGGCACGCAATGGCTGGATGGCACTGGTGAATCACCTTGATGAAAATGGTGAACTCGGAGAAATTTGCTGCGGCACCAACAAGCACCCGGACCGTGACCATTACCTGACACGCCCACGCCTTCGTGGAGATTTACACGGGCAGGCAGCCATGATCTGGTGTGCTGCAGCCTTAATGGAAAACAATACTATTAACCAATAA